Proteins encoded in a region of the Streptomyces sp. NBC_00258 genome:
- a CDS encoding metal-dependent hydrolase gives MVHSIEALGVGAQVGAYLDDTYLEQVDTRVIAVGERDGTPWAAVEHCLFHPQGGGQPADRGWLEDTEIIPVRDRESGLVVATAPEGGSLPALAEGQKVRARIDLRTRTAHAALHTAGHLVEAVGRMQGWEMVGSIHRPGQARIEFQAPRTETDTRLTDPEGREEVTAALRAAVAVAVADDLPVFARCLADGRRVVHLDTLHAAPCGGTHVRSLGDLAEVVLPTLKVKKGRIRVSYTATHVSYAAPHMSGTATHRSHG, from the coding sequence ATGGTTCACTCAATCGAGGCCCTTGGGGTAGGCGCACAAGTCGGCGCCTACCTCGATGACACCTACCTGGAGCAGGTCGATACGCGGGTGATCGCGGTCGGTGAGAGGGACGGAACGCCATGGGCGGCCGTCGAGCACTGCCTGTTCCATCCGCAGGGCGGGGGTCAGCCCGCCGACCGGGGGTGGCTGGAGGACACGGAGATCATCCCGGTCCGGGACCGCGAGTCGGGACTGGTCGTGGCAACTGCACCCGAGGGCGGCAGCCTTCCGGCTCTCGCCGAGGGACAGAAGGTGCGGGCCCGGATCGACCTACGGACCCGGACAGCTCACGCCGCGCTGCACACGGCCGGGCACCTCGTCGAGGCGGTCGGGCGGATGCAGGGGTGGGAGATGGTCGGCAGTATCCACCGTCCCGGTCAGGCGCGGATCGAGTTCCAGGCACCCCGGACGGAGACGGACACACGGCTGACCGACCCGGAAGGGCGGGAAGAGGTGACTGCCGCGCTGCGCGCCGCGGTGGCAGTCGCGGTCGCCGACGATCTGCCGGTCTTCGCACGGTGCCTCGCCGACGGGCGGCGCGTGGTGCACCTGGACACGCTGCACGCCGCGCCCTGCGGGGGCACGCACGTACGCAGCCTCGGCGACCTGGCCGAAGTGGTGCTGCCGACGCTGAAGGTCAAGAAGGGCCGTATCCGCGTGTCCTACACCGCAACGCACGTGTCGTACGCCGCACCCCACATGTCGGGCACCGCAACACACAGGAGCCACGGATGA
- a CDS encoding LamG domain-containing protein: MDSPSDDVVSYTYGFLGGPYGTVSAERPGAAVTIPYLPLTSGPKALTVRAIDRSGRSSGESRYDFNVKAGRAPVARWKLDDPAGSRSAAAETGTAARAGTGVTFGGPVPAGTEASATVGLDGSGHGFLTPDAPATDIRKTFAVSAWVRPAETDRNMTVASQDANGAPGFGLGLRRQDSGAAWSFAIGGARVSGGAPETGEWAHVLGLYDAETAKARLYVNGHEVGTAADAAPAEAAGAFQIGRARGAAGYRDRWQGDIGDVRVHDRVVVPDEVAELAYRKPKLLGHWSLENAADGVSPEQSDGVPLRLGTGSSIYRGSDSSCIPDLDPDCTYVPPPLVGDGHLRLDGENGYAAADGPVVDTGDSFTLGVVVRLADAEPAHPMTVLSQAGANTDTFRVRYEPSTHRWQLVMPEKDEAGAPEKVVSQIAGADGGEGQGHRLAVVYDDGTDTIRLYLDGYTNAEATASLPNGWNSTGALQIGRAKAGDSWGEYLHGDVDEVQAYSGALRDRDVRGLGSGTDPCLC, translated from the coding sequence ATGGACTCGCCCTCCGACGACGTGGTGTCGTACACGTACGGCTTCCTGGGCGGCCCTTACGGAACCGTCTCCGCGGAGCGTCCGGGCGCGGCCGTGACCATTCCGTACCTGCCGCTCACCTCGGGGCCCAAGGCGCTGACGGTCCGCGCGATCGACCGGTCGGGCCGAAGCAGCGGCGAGTCCCGGTACGACTTCAACGTGAAGGCCGGCCGTGCTCCCGTCGCCCGCTGGAAACTGGACGACCCGGCGGGCTCGCGCTCAGCCGCTGCCGAGACCGGCACCGCCGCCCGTGCCGGCACCGGCGTGACCTTCGGCGGCCCGGTCCCCGCGGGCACCGAAGCCTCCGCCACGGTCGGTCTCGACGGCAGCGGACACGGCTTTCTCACCCCGGACGCCCCGGCGACCGACATCCGCAAGACCTTCGCGGTGAGCGCGTGGGTACGGCCCGCCGAAACCGACCGGAACATGACCGTCGCCAGCCAGGACGCCAACGGGGCTCCAGGCTTCGGACTCGGGCTGCGCCGTCAGGACTCCGGTGCCGCCTGGTCGTTCGCGATCGGCGGCGCGCGGGTGTCCGGCGGCGCCCCCGAGACCGGCGAATGGGCCCATGTGCTGGGTCTGTATGACGCCGAGACCGCAAAGGCGCGGCTGTACGTCAACGGCCACGAGGTCGGTACGGCGGCGGACGCGGCTCCCGCCGAGGCGGCCGGCGCTTTCCAGATCGGGCGCGCCCGCGGCGCGGCCGGCTATCGGGACCGGTGGCAGGGGGACATCGGTGACGTACGGGTTCACGACCGGGTCGTGGTGCCGGACGAGGTGGCCGAACTGGCCTACCGCAAGCCGAAGCTGCTCGGCCACTGGTCGCTGGAGAACGCGGCGGACGGCGTGAGTCCCGAGCAGTCGGACGGCGTGCCGCTGCGGCTCGGCACGGGTTCGTCGATCTACCGGGGTTCCGACAGTTCCTGCATCCCGGACCTCGACCCCGACTGCACCTACGTGCCGCCGCCACTCGTCGGCGACGGGCATCTGCGGCTGGACGGCGAGAACGGGTACGCCGCTGCCGACGGGCCTGTCGTGGACACCGGGGACAGTTTCACTCTCGGTGTCGTCGTACGCCTCGCGGATGCCGAGCCCGCCCACCCGATGACCGTGCTCTCGCAGGCCGGCGCCAACACCGACACCTTCAGGGTGCGCTACGAGCCGTCCACGCACCGCTGGCAACTGGTGATGCCCGAGAAGGACGAGGCCGGAGCTCCGGAGAAGGTGGTGTCCCAGATCGCGGGCGCCGACGGAGGCGAGGGCCAGGGCCATCGCCTCGCCGTGGTCTACGACGACGGGACCGACACGATCAGGCTCTATCTCGACGGGTACACCAACGCCGAGGCGACCGCGAGTCTGCCGAACGGCTGGAACAGCACCGGTGCCCTCCAGATCGGCCGGGCCAAGGCCGGTGACAGCTGGGGCGAGTATCTGCATGGCGACGTGGACGAGGTGCAGGCCTACTCCGGTGCACTGAGGGACAGGGACGTCCGCGGCCTGGGTTCGGGCACGGATCCTTGTCTGTGCTGA
- a CDS encoding WD40/YVTN/BNR-like repeat-containing protein, translating to MSAASTGPVTPVASGLTPSWRFTPTATNDTLIVVDVVDRDVVWAAGGGFQGATGDGSVVRSVDGGRSWRNVTPPGGAVDEFRDVEAFDRDHALVLTLSSATEPPRIYRTADGGASWQLVFRDPDPEAFYSCMAFFDDRRGLAVGDPAGGRFPIQTTADGGRTWHPAPTGSLPVAQPGDGALATGTCMAAQGPRDAWFATTGTRSEPTRSPQVFHTRDGGRTWSVADTPIPGATSAIASLSFLDRRRGLAVGGNFAPPQGVDVGAAARTVDGGAAWFAGRAPAGFRNSVAWVPSRADTAVAVGPGGSDVSTNGGRTWEQFDHTLLLGVNCAPHAGCWAVGENGLAARLVLTHH from the coding sequence GTGTCTGCCGCATCAACGGGGCCGGTCACCCCAGTCGCGTCCGGTCTGACGCCGTCGTGGCGTTTCACACCGACGGCGACCAATGACACGCTGATCGTGGTGGACGTCGTGGACCGCGACGTGGTGTGGGCCGCCGGTGGGGGATTCCAGGGCGCCACCGGCGACGGGAGTGTGGTGCGGTCCGTGGACGGGGGCAGGTCCTGGCGTAATGTCACCCCGCCCGGTGGGGCTGTCGACGAGTTCCGGGATGTGGAGGCGTTCGACCGGGATCATGCCCTCGTGCTGACGCTGTCGAGCGCCACCGAGCCGCCAAGGATCTATCGCACGGCGGACGGCGGAGCCTCCTGGCAACTCGTGTTCCGTGACCCGGATCCCGAGGCCTTCTACAGTTGCATGGCGTTCTTCGACGACCGCCGTGGACTTGCGGTGGGCGACCCGGCCGGTGGCCGATTCCCGATTCAGACCACTGCCGACGGGGGCCGAACCTGGCACCCGGCCCCGACCGGTTCGCTGCCTGTGGCACAGCCCGGTGACGGAGCCCTTGCGACCGGTACCTGCATGGCCGCGCAAGGACCTCGCGACGCGTGGTTCGCCACCACCGGAACCCGTAGTGAGCCCACCCGCAGCCCCCAGGTGTTCCACACACGGGACGGAGGCCGGACATGGAGTGTGGCCGACACACCGATCCCCGGCGCGACATCGGCGATCGCTTCGCTGTCCTTCCTCGATCGACGACGCGGTCTGGCGGTCGGCGGCAACTTCGCCCCTCCGCAGGGAGTCGATGTGGGAGCGGCGGCGCGCACCGTGGACGGCGGGGCGGCCTGGTTCGCAGGGCGGGCACCTGCCGGATTCCGTAACAGCGTGGCCTGGGTGCCGAGCCGGGCGGACACCGCCGTCGCGGTGGGCCCCGGCGGCAGCGATGTGAGTACCAATGGCGGACGGACCTGGGAGCAGTTCGACCACACGCTGCTACTCGGCGTCAATTGTGCGCCACACGCGGGGTGTTGGGCTGTTGGTGAGAACGGCTTGGCTGCCCGTCTTGTGCTCACGCACCATTGA
- a CDS encoding SRPBCC family protein has product MSGQFEATVEVDRPVEEVFAYLADGRNDPQFSPRVLKIERIPDTPTAEGTVFRSTVKDAGMKTAREFRITTLEAPVKIRWAEVTKNSVTARDGGYDLESLADGRTRVRIFNVLEGHGLGKLLVGLALAAARKDADGFGSRIKAAAEAAIDPR; this is encoded by the coding sequence ATGTCAGGACAGTTCGAAGCGACGGTCGAGGTCGATCGGCCCGTTGAAGAGGTGTTCGCCTACCTCGCAGACGGACGCAACGACCCGCAGTTCAGCCCCCGGGTGCTCAAGATCGAGCGGATCCCCGACACCCCCACAGCCGAGGGCACCGTCTTCCGGAGCACCGTCAAGGACGCCGGGATGAAGACCGCCAGGGAGTTCCGCATCACCACCCTCGAAGCCCCGGTGAAGATCCGGTGGGCCGAGGTGACGAAGAACAGCGTGACGGCACGCGATGGCGGCTACGACCTGGAGTCGCTGGCGGACGGCAGGACCCGGGTCCGTATCTTCAACGTCCTGGAGGGCCACGGACTGGGCAAGCTCCTCGTCGGCCTGGCGCTCGCCGCCGCGCGCAAGGACGCCGACGGTTTCGGTTCCCGGATCAAGGCGGCAGCCGAGGCGGCGATCGATCCGCGCTGA
- a CDS encoding ABC transporter substrate-binding protein, whose translation MTRPPSPPGSERTDGSSVQIGALVPLTRPGWVEAGQHLLAGFELAVREVNDAGGIVGRPLELVVRDTAADPQRAAAAVDELARLGVAAVAGEYHSVVARAAAARADALGLPFLCSSAVLDALTEQPTQWVARLSPPQSRGWQVYADFLLGAGHSRIAVAAQPSVYWASGTRILRDYLAPRGGTVIELDMSALDPTDVCDEVADNRATALLLLVGHPEPAVPIVKSVRGDRRLTEIMIGAPAGQPEFAEWATSLGDDSAGIPFLRYLPERLTPLGVRVETALREELAEAPSFVAFEGYDTVAVLADVLRSHGTDRARTAESWPRVAVEGTRGQIQFSRTPGISVWQWTWAPIQVVDRDPAEPNHFRILHSG comes from the coding sequence ATGACCAGGCCACCATCGCCACCTGGATCGGAGCGGACCGACGGATCGTCCGTGCAGATCGGCGCTCTCGTTCCGCTGACCCGGCCCGGCTGGGTCGAGGCGGGCCAACACTTGCTCGCCGGGTTCGAGTTGGCCGTTCGTGAAGTCAATGACGCGGGCGGGATCGTCGGAAGACCACTCGAGCTGGTGGTCCGGGACACCGCGGCTGATCCGCAGAGGGCCGCGGCGGCCGTGGATGAACTGGCTCGCCTGGGCGTGGCAGCGGTAGCGGGGGAGTATCACAGCGTCGTCGCTCGGGCCGCTGCGGCGAGGGCCGACGCCCTCGGCCTGCCGTTCCTCTGCTCGTCAGCGGTTCTCGACGCGCTCACCGAACAGCCGACGCAATGGGTCGCGCGCCTTTCCCCGCCGCAGTCCCGCGGCTGGCAGGTCTACGCGGACTTCCTCCTCGGCGCGGGTCACAGCCGAATCGCCGTAGCAGCCCAGCCGAGTGTCTACTGGGCATCTGGGACTCGCATTCTGCGGGACTACCTCGCCCCACGCGGCGGTACCGTCATCGAACTCGACATGAGCGCGCTCGACCCCACGGACGTGTGCGACGAAGTCGCCGACAATCGCGCGACAGCTCTCCTTCTTCTGGTCGGCCACCCGGAGCCGGCGGTGCCGATCGTCAAGTCCGTCCGCGGCGACCGGCGCCTCACCGAGATCATGATTGGTGCTCCGGCCGGACAGCCGGAGTTCGCCGAATGGGCGACGTCGCTGGGCGACGACAGCGCCGGCATCCCGTTCCTGCGCTACCTGCCCGAGCGCCTCACCCCACTCGGTGTACGAGTCGAGACGGCTCTCCGTGAGGAACTGGCCGAAGCGCCCTCGTTCGTCGCCTTCGAGGGCTACGACACGGTTGCCGTCCTCGCCGATGTGCTGCGTTCTCACGGCACGGACCGGGCGCGCACCGCCGAATCCTGGCCGCGCGTCGCGGTCGAAGGCACCCGCGGGCAGATCCAGTTCTCCCGCACGCCGGGCATCAGCGTTTGGCAATGGACTTGGGCGCCGATCCAAGTCGTTGATCGAGATCCGGCGGAACCCAATCACTTCCGGATCCTTCACTCCGGCTGA
- a CDS encoding helix-turn-helix domain-containing protein: MDNMGNPAGDVLAGVGPRLRALRRARSATLAALADETGLTASTLSRLENGKLRPTLEQLLPLARAHGVPLDDLVAAPPTGDPRIHLRPVRRSGLVMVPLTRRAGGIQAYKVIHPPAGRAPTMNLQTHEGCEWFYVLNGDVRFVLGEQEFRLGAGEAAEFDTRTPHWIGSADSRPAELLALFGPQGERAHLAPSKH; this comes from the coding sequence ATGGACAACATGGGCAACCCCGCAGGAGACGTTCTGGCCGGAGTCGGGCCGCGACTGCGTGCCCTGCGCCGGGCACGGAGCGCGACGCTGGCGGCGCTGGCAGACGAAACCGGCCTCACGGCGAGCACCCTGTCCCGCCTCGAGAACGGCAAGCTCCGCCCCACGTTGGAGCAGCTACTGCCCCTGGCCCGGGCGCATGGCGTCCCGCTCGATGACCTCGTCGCGGCGCCGCCCACCGGCGACCCTCGCATCCACCTGCGGCCAGTGCGGCGATCCGGGCTGGTGATGGTGCCACTGACCCGGCGGGCCGGCGGCATCCAGGCCTACAAGGTGATCCATCCGCCCGCCGGCCGAGCACCCACGATGAACCTGCAGACCCACGAGGGATGTGAGTGGTTCTACGTCCTCAACGGAGACGTCAGATTCGTGCTCGGCGAGCAGGAGTTCCGGCTCGGCGCCGGAGAGGCCGCCGAGTTCGACACCCGCACCCCGCACTGGATCGGCAGCGCCGACAGCCGGCCCGCGGAACTGCTCGCGCTATTCGGCCCGCAGGGAGAGCGCGCACACCTCGCACCGTCCAAGCACTGA
- a CDS encoding SAM-dependent methyltransferase codes for MDSTRRRQPPADTAGDPGTADEDAKLFWERHYRTQRTWGARVNPLLAEAAAPLHPGAALDLGCGAGGDAIWLAQRGWHVTAVDISTTAVEGVRERARDLGLADRVATEQHDLARSFPAGRFDLVSAQYFQTPLPLLRSRVLRTAARALRPGGLLLVVDHGSTAPWSWNQDPDVHYPTPTEIATELDLDPAQWPVLRADMPRRRATGPAGETATVIDNVLLVQRTAR; via the coding sequence ATGGATTCCACCCGACGCCGACAGCCTCCCGCCGACACTGCGGGCGACCCTGGCACGGCGGACGAGGACGCCAAGCTGTTCTGGGAGCGGCACTACCGCACCCAGCGCACCTGGGGCGCACGCGTCAACCCACTGCTCGCCGAGGCCGCCGCGCCGCTGCACCCCGGAGCGGCCCTGGATCTGGGCTGTGGCGCGGGCGGCGACGCCATCTGGCTCGCCCAGCGGGGCTGGCACGTCACCGCCGTGGACATCTCCACCACCGCAGTCGAAGGGGTGCGGGAACGTGCCCGCGATCTCGGCCTCGCGGACCGGGTCGCCACCGAACAGCACGACCTGGCCCGCAGCTTCCCGGCCGGCCGGTTCGATCTGGTCTCCGCCCAGTACTTCCAGACCCCGCTCCCGTTGCTCCGCAGCCGAGTTCTGCGCACCGCCGCACGGGCCCTGCGACCCGGCGGTCTCCTGCTCGTCGTCGACCACGGCTCCACCGCGCCCTGGTCATGGAATCAGGACCCCGACGTCCACTACCCCACACCCACCGAGATCGCCACCGAACTTGATCTCGACCCCGCGCAGTGGCCAGTCCTGCGTGCCGACATGCCCCGCCGCCGGGCCACCGGACCCGCTGGTGAGACAGCCACCGTCATCGACAACGTCCTGCTCGTCCAGCGCACCGCCCGATGA
- a CDS encoding DinB family protein — translation MPENGGQRSRTRPKDTGPPRTGADEKATLRGFLDYLRNSVADKVAGVPEPQVRTGQVPSGTSLLGLLKHLAFVERFYFLGEDAGNWRTTFRPSAEDTADGVLADYRTAVERANQVIDACPDLALPAPQPPRRGQAPSMRWVMVHMIEETGRHAGHADILREQIDGSTGR, via the coding sequence ATGCCAGAGAACGGTGGGCAGCGATCCCGGACTCGGCCGAAGGACACCGGACCTCCGCGGACCGGTGCCGACGAGAAGGCAACCCTGCGGGGCTTCCTCGACTACCTGCGGAACTCGGTCGCGGACAAGGTTGCGGGCGTGCCGGAACCGCAAGTCCGAACGGGTCAAGTGCCCTCGGGTACAAGCCTTCTCGGGCTGCTGAAGCACCTGGCGTTCGTCGAACGGTTCTACTTCCTCGGGGAGGATGCCGGCAATTGGCGTACGACCTTCCGGCCGTCCGCGGAGGACACTGCCGACGGTGTACTCGCCGACTACCGGACGGCCGTCGAGCGCGCGAACCAGGTCATCGACGCCTGCCCGGATCTGGCTCTGCCCGCTCCACAGCCCCCGCGCCGCGGTCAGGCGCCCTCGATGCGATGGGTCATGGTGCACATGATCGAAGAGACCGGCCGGCACGCCGGCCACGCCGACATCCTCCGCGAGCAGATAGACGGATCCACCGGCCGCTGA
- a CDS encoding LysR family transcriptional regulator, whose amino-acid sequence MNLVHLKVLAAVARHGSVTEAARELHYSQPSVSHHLSRLEAATGVKLVQRVGRGIRLTPEGELLANRANEIVGRVDAATNELAAQVGLAAGRVRLAANASVLSTIVPKAAATLTEAHPGLTLSVIDRHPVEALQMLRHGEIDVALVFRYAHAPLEDEGFRMVHVADDPIYLVSRSPHDSIANHRHSAWIGGCERCQGELTAVCRHYGFTPHIESVCDDMVVVQALVAAGIGVTTLPGLALRAHRLPDVHTTEVPEFPRRIYTVTYGEPPDPPATRALIEAIQEAAR is encoded by the coding sequence ATGAACCTGGTCCATCTCAAAGTGTTGGCCGCGGTGGCGCGCCACGGGTCCGTGACCGAAGCAGCGAGGGAACTGCACTACTCGCAGCCGTCGGTGAGCCATCACCTGTCCCGCCTGGAAGCGGCCACCGGTGTCAAGCTCGTCCAGCGGGTGGGCCGCGGGATCCGACTGACCCCTGAGGGCGAGCTGCTGGCCAACCGGGCCAACGAGATCGTGGGACGGGTCGACGCGGCAACCAACGAACTGGCGGCGCAGGTCGGTCTCGCGGCTGGGCGGGTTCGCCTGGCCGCCAACGCGTCCGTACTGAGCACGATCGTGCCGAAGGCGGCCGCCACACTGACCGAGGCGCACCCCGGCCTCACGCTGAGCGTGATCGACCGTCATCCGGTCGAGGCGCTGCAGATGCTGAGACACGGCGAGATCGACGTCGCACTCGTCTTCCGGTACGCGCACGCTCCGCTGGAGGACGAAGGGTTCCGCATGGTCCACGTCGCCGACGACCCGATCTACCTGGTGAGCCGGAGCCCCCACGACAGCATCGCCAACCATCGCCATTCCGCCTGGATCGGCGGCTGCGAACGGTGCCAGGGGGAGCTGACCGCCGTCTGCCGGCACTATGGCTTCACCCCGCACATCGAGTCCGTCTGCGACGACATGGTCGTCGTGCAGGCCCTCGTCGCCGCCGGTATCGGCGTCACCACCCTGCCCGGACTCGCGCTCCGCGCCCACCGCCTACCCGACGTACACACCACCGAGGTACCCGAGTTCCCCCGCCGGATCTACACCGTCACCTACGGTGAGCCACCCGATCCGCCCGCCACCAGGGCGCTGATCGAGGCCATCCAGGAGGCCGCCCGGTAG
- a CDS encoding dihydrofolate reductase family protein produces MSKLRCHISISLDGFVAGPNQSEENPLGEGGERLHDWVVPLSAFRRAHGEQEGEVNASTPVFEEAIADIGAAVMGRNMFGPIGGGAWGDEQWTGWWGDNPPYHYSVFVLTHHPREPVEMEGGTTFHFVTDGIESALEQAKKAADGKDVMLWGGGQVAQQYLAAGLLDELELHVVPVLLGGGSRLLDNLGNADVRLEQVRAVEAPGVTHLKYRILPGDPS; encoded by the coding sequence ATGAGCAAGCTCAGGTGTCACATCTCGATCTCGCTGGACGGTTTCGTCGCCGGCCCGAACCAGAGCGAGGAGAACCCGCTCGGCGAGGGTGGCGAGCGGCTCCACGACTGGGTGGTTCCGCTGTCCGCCTTTCGCCGGGCCCACGGCGAGCAGGAGGGCGAGGTGAACGCGAGCACACCGGTGTTCGAGGAGGCGATCGCGGACATCGGCGCCGCGGTGATGGGCAGGAACATGTTCGGCCCCATCGGCGGCGGTGCCTGGGGCGACGAGCAGTGGACCGGCTGGTGGGGTGACAACCCGCCTTACCACTACTCCGTGTTCGTCCTGACCCATCACCCGCGCGAGCCCGTGGAGATGGAGGGAGGGACCACGTTCCACTTCGTCACCGACGGAATCGAGTCCGCGCTCGAACAGGCGAAGAAGGCAGCCGACGGCAAGGACGTCATGCTGTGGGGTGGCGGCCAGGTCGCTCAGCAGTACCTGGCAGCGGGACTCCTGGACGAGCTCGAACTGCACGTCGTTCCGGTGTTGCTCGGTGGCGGCTCTCGCCTCCTCGACAACCTCGGGAACGCGGATGTGCGACTCGAGCAGGTCCGCGCCGTCGAGGCGCCCGGCGTCACCCACCTCAAGTACCGCATCCTGCCCGGCGATCCATCATGA
- a CDS encoding NADPH-dependent FMN reductase encodes MIDLAIVIGSTRPGRKGEAVADWVHDLAVRRGDARFEVVDLTDFALPPLDEPMPAITGQYTRPHTHTWAAKIASFDGYVFVTPEYNHSAPGPLKNAIDFLYAEWTNKAVGFVGYGSAGGARAIEHLRLVLSCLQVAHVSAQVELSLFTDFEDFTVFRPAGRHEDALTTLLDQVIAWGTALKVLRRGEHHGT; translated from the coding sequence ATGATCGACTTAGCGATCGTCATTGGCAGCACCCGCCCCGGGCGCAAGGGCGAGGCGGTCGCCGACTGGGTCCATGACCTTGCGGTCAGGCGCGGCGACGCCAGGTTCGAGGTGGTGGACCTGACCGACTTCGCGCTGCCGCCCCTGGACGAGCCGATGCCGGCGATCACGGGCCAGTACACCCGGCCGCACACCCACACATGGGCGGCGAAGATCGCCTCGTTCGACGGCTACGTGTTCGTGACGCCCGAGTACAACCACTCGGCACCCGGCCCGCTGAAGAACGCGATCGACTTTCTCTACGCGGAGTGGACCAACAAGGCGGTCGGGTTCGTCGGCTACGGAAGCGCCGGCGGCGCCCGCGCCATCGAACATCTGCGGCTGGTGCTGAGCTGTCTCCAGGTCGCCCACGTCAGCGCCCAGGTGGAGCTGTCGCTGTTCACCGATTTCGAGGACTTCACGGTCTTCCGTCCGGCGGGACGCCACGAGGACGCCCTCACCACGCTGTTGGACCAGGTCATCGCCTGGGGCACCGCGCTGAAGGTACTGCGCAGAGGAGAGCACCATGGAACCTGA